The following are from one region of the Orenia metallireducens genome:
- a CDS encoding tetratricopeptide repeat protein, producing MRFKNFSIVLITIFIVTLLGCSNSNSVSTTEQSSGSDSTSTVKNKSATEVKGIERLKTKIVQAEEIYDEAVHTLNQLYTEYPRWEIRGEITHRGDNEISVWGEAESEDALSNHPGWLKDVGNIHIIHPNQDKISYNDYQGGVHWYIKQAYGTNAFGQQVPINIYGEKPKVIAKAERERDEENDQVYNAVGELVNFVNNDYNSKRKSDPNNPKLYVEYGDIYYDLNDFLVNTVGNRIIKDYDMLVEAVANYKKAFELNPKDTSVALLLADIYFNYYNDGRKIAKKYYQKVIDIDPETLVKADSLDTLEENYDAGLVLMENNLFDKAIQSLRKAKKCGTSPWINYNLSISLTKEAQNSVSNGNLEEGIKLYEDALQEISEINNLSSEWKIGHSLHTMEHLTEKDGVITLLQISTYQSLARLYEKTGNADKSIEYFNHIIKVWDKVIDPNSIVRFNSQKDSKVLNKLISKSAEDSLKLALLYSKQGKWEDSYYQFYRAIDKYLFINMDKIETNSEDDFTHYLLGLAYFEYCKDNLRKSSEATATLQKYAMEEIEKAIALNETNPLYQNTLGHFYSGHWTVYKNRDKKKAKVHLKRAIELDPKYKRAYGNLAMLTENNEKREKYTELSHHKVGVGSLEENISKYAPQFNK from the coding sequence ATGAGATTTAAAAATTTTTCAATTGTATTAATAACTATTTTTATAGTTACTTTATTAGGGTGCTCCAATTCTAATTCAGTATCTACTACAGAACAAAGCTCTGGTTCTGATTCAACTTCTACCGTAAAAAATAAAAGTGCTACAGAGGTAAAAGGAATTGAAAGATTAAAAACTAAAATTGTACAAGCTGAAGAGATATATGATGAAGCAGTACATACATTAAATCAACTTTATACTGAGTATCCACGTTGGGAAATTAGAGGAGAGATAACACACAGGGGAGATAATGAAATTTCAGTTTGGGGTGAAGCAGAATCTGAAGATGCGTTATCCAACCATCCAGGATGGTTAAAAGATGTAGGTAATATCCACATAATTCATCCTAACCAAGATAAAATATCTTATAATGACTATCAGGGAGGAGTTCACTGGTATATTAAACAGGCTTATGGTACCAATGCTTTTGGTCAACAAGTACCAATAAATATCTATGGGGAGAAGCCAAAAGTAATCGCTAAAGCTGAAAGAGAACGAGATGAAGAAAACGATCAAGTATATAATGCTGTAGGTGAATTAGTTAATTTTGTTAATAATGATTATAATTCTAAACGCAAATCTGATCCTAATAATCCCAAATTATATGTAGAATATGGAGATATTTACTACGACTTGAATGATTTTTTAGTTAATACTGTAGGTAATAGGATAATAAAGGATTATGATATGCTAGTAGAAGCTGTTGCAAATTATAAAAAAGCCTTTGAATTAAATCCTAAAGATACTTCAGTGGCATTATTATTAGCTGATATCTACTTCAACTACTATAATGATGGTAGAAAGATAGCTAAAAAATACTATCAAAAAGTTATAGATATTGATCCAGAAACTTTAGTAAAAGCTGATTCCTTAGATACATTAGAAGAGAATTATGATGCTGGTTTAGTTTTAATGGAGAACAATTTATTTGATAAAGCAATTCAATCTTTAAGAAAAGCTAAAAAATGTGGAACATCTCCTTGGATAAATTACAACCTAAGTATCTCTTTAACAAAGGAAGCTCAAAACTCTGTATCTAATGGAAATTTAGAGGAAGGAATAAAATTATATGAAGATGCACTGCAAGAAATCTCAGAGATAAATAATTTATCTAGCGAGTGGAAAATAGGTCATTCTTTGCACACTATGGAACACTTAACAGAGAAAGATGGAGTGATAACACTACTCCAAATTAGTACTTATCAGTCTTTAGCACGCTTATATGAAAAGACGGGCAATGCAGATAAATCAATCGAATATTTCAACCATATAATTAAGGTGTGGGATAAAGTCATTGATCCAAATAGCATAGTTAGATTTAACAGCCAAAAAGATTCAAAAGTTCTGAATAAACTTATCAGTAAATCTGCTGAGGACTCTCTAAAACTAGCTCTTCTTTATAGTAAACAAGGGAAATGGGAAGATAGTTACTATCAATTTTATAGAGCCATTGATAAATATCTCTTTATCAATATGGATAAAATAGAGACAAACTCTGAAGATGACTTTACCCATTATTTATTAGGTCTTGCTTATTTTGAATATTGCAAGGACAATTTAAGAAAAAGCTCTGAAGCTACTGCTACACTACAGAAATATGCTATGGAAGAGATTGAAAAAGCCATAGCATTAAATGAGACTAATCCATTATATCAAAATACTTTAGGACATTTCTATTCAGGTCACTGGACAGTATATAAGAATAGAGATAAGAAAAAAGCGAAGGTACATCTTAAAAGAGCCATAGAGCTTGATCCTAAATATAAACGTGCTTATGGAAATTTAGCTATGCTTACTGAGAACAATGAAAAACGAGAAAAGTATACTGAACTATCACATCACAAAGTAGGAGTCGGTAGCCTAGAAGAAAATATAAGTAAGTATGCTCCTCAATTTAACAAATAA
- a CDS encoding efflux RND transporter permease subunit: MLRKIVNLSINYPWIVIISFILITIFFALQLPNTVIDADLKNEIPADMTSRLNMDRIEEIFGGTEVVILALKSEDVLKEDTLYRVKELTERLESLEEVDQVNSPFTLEDIRGENNQLIIEDSIINIPQNEQEREALRERIKDNDLVYGSIISEDFKAVAVIAILREGIKDKKILDEIDKIIREVSGDEELYLAGLPIVRAEVANNMQKDMKKFIPLGLLIMLIFLYLCFRELSGVLLTLAVMLVSIIVAMGLISLFGWKLQLITIILPVILLAITNDYAIHIIAKYQQDGNLNPAASNKELISGVIGDLGTPIIVAGLTTIIGLLCLLAHIIISAKQLGILAAVGNGLAILGSLFLVPALLVVLPKRDFIKDDNQKKKEGLIAKLLIIISNLVTQRPKKVIITSTIVIIILSFGIPLIKVDTNPINYFDKDSDIVKSDNIINSYFGGSTNISIVAKGDIQNPTIMRKIDDLEKTLKEHESIGEVMAVSKAIRKMNQVLHNDDSLFYKIPDSKNAIAQYFMLYSMSADLDKVVDFDYRYSLINARIPSNSTNQVREVVKYIKDYINKDSDSPFVIIGGFADLLSQLVNSVVQGQTTSLILSLTVIALIVIGIFRSFFAGLLSIIPLGIAMVSLFGLMGYFNIELNMVTALLSSIMIGVGIDYTIHFLWHYREEKRNKNSTEAVRTTLLTVGKAIIFNALSVVFGFIVLMLSNFLPIRFFGFLIVVSISTCLIGALVVLPTICILFKPKFLEVGTVSNYNLEVN; encoded by the coding sequence ATGTTAAGAAAAATAGTTAATCTTTCAATTAATTATCCTTGGATAGTTATTATTAGCTTTATACTTATAACTATCTTTTTTGCTTTACAACTGCCAAATACAGTAATAGATGCTGATTTAAAGAATGAGATTCCTGCTGATATGACATCAAGATTGAATATGGATAGGATTGAAGAGATATTTGGAGGAACTGAGGTAGTAATCTTAGCATTAAAGAGTGAAGATGTTTTAAAAGAGGATACTTTATATAGAGTAAAGGAATTAACAGAGAGATTAGAAAGCTTAGAAGAGGTTGATCAAGTAAATAGTCCCTTTACCTTAGAGGATATAAGAGGAGAGAATAATCAGTTAATTATAGAGGACTCTATAATTAATATACCACAAAATGAGCAAGAAAGAGAAGCATTAAGAGAAAGAATTAAAGATAATGATTTAGTTTATGGTAGTATTATTTCAGAAGATTTTAAGGCTGTAGCTGTAATAGCCATTTTGAGGGAGGGTATTAAGGATAAGAAGATTTTAGATGAAATTGACAAGATTATTAGAGAAGTTTCTGGTGATGAAGAGTTATATTTAGCTGGGTTACCAATCGTTCGAGCAGAAGTAGCAAATAATATGCAAAAAGATATGAAAAAGTTCATTCCATTGGGTTTATTAATAATGTTAATCTTTTTATACCTCTGTTTTAGAGAATTAAGTGGAGTGTTATTGACCTTAGCTGTAATGTTAGTTTCTATAATTGTTGCTATGGGATTAATCTCTTTATTTGGCTGGAAGCTTCAACTCATTACAATTATACTGCCTGTAATTCTATTAGCAATAACCAATGACTATGCTATTCATATTATAGCTAAATACCAACAAGATGGTAACTTAAATCCAGCAGCAAGTAACAAAGAATTAATATCAGGTGTTATTGGAGATTTAGGTACTCCGATAATTGTTGCAGGGCTGACAACAATTATCGGTCTGTTATGCTTATTAGCACATATTATAATTTCTGCTAAGCAGCTTGGAATATTAGCAGCTGTAGGCAATGGTCTAGCTATATTAGGTAGTTTATTCCTTGTTCCTGCTCTCTTAGTTGTACTTCCTAAAAGAGACTTTATTAAAGATGATAATCAAAAGAAGAAGGAAGGATTAATAGCTAAGTTATTGATTATTATTTCAAATTTAGTAACTCAAAGACCAAAGAAAGTAATTATAACTTCAACAATAGTAATTATAATACTATCTTTTGGAATACCATTAATCAAAGTAGATACCAATCCGATTAATTATTTTGATAAAGATTCTGATATAGTTAAATCTGATAATATAATCAATAGTTACTTTGGAGGTTCTACTAACATTTCTATTGTAGCCAAAGGTGATATTCAAAATCCTACCATTATGAGGAAAATTGATGATTTAGAGAAGACCTTAAAAGAGCATGAGAGTATTGGTGAGGTAATGGCAGTCTCTAAAGCAATTAGAAAGATGAATCAGGTATTGCATAATGATGATAGTCTTTTTTATAAGATTCCAGATAGTAAAAATGCAATAGCACAGTACTTTATGTTATATAGTATGTCTGCTGATTTAGATAAAGTTGTTGACTTTGATTATAGGTATTCTTTAATCAATGCTAGGATACCTAGCAACAGTACCAATCAAGTTAGAGAAGTAGTCAAATATATTAAAGATTATATTAATAAAGATTCAGATTCACCATTTGTAATTATAGGAGGTTTTGCAGATTTATTATCTCAGTTAGTTAATTCAGTTGTTCAAGGTCAGACTACAAGCTTAATCTTATCGCTAACGGTTATAGCTCTAATTGTAATTGGAATATTTAGATCATTCTTTGCAGGTTTACTTTCAATTATACCTTTAGGAATAGCAATGGTCAGTTTATTTGGTTTAATGGGATATTTTAATATTGAGTTAAATATGGTAACTGCTCTATTATCATCAATTATGATTGGTGTAGGAATAGATTATACTATTCATTTCTTATGGCATTATCGAGAAGAGAAGAGGAATAAGAATTCTACTGAAGCCGTTAGGACTACTTTGTTAACGGTAGGAAAGGCTATTATTTTTAATGCCTTATCAGTAGTATTTGGGTTTATTGTATTGATGTTGTCTAACTTCCTACCTATAAGATTTTTTGGATTTTTAATTGTAGTTTCAATCAGTACTTGTTTGATTGGTGCTTTGGTAGTTCTTCCAACAATTTGTATCTTATTCAAACCTAAATTCTTAGAAGTAGGAACTGTTAGTAATTATAACTTAGAAGTAAATTAA
- a CDS encoding outer membrane lipoprotein-sorting protein: MKKILTLVLVWLSIIGVSGLVSAQLTGSDILDKVKEATQPKTSYTKMKMELYSSAGQKRERMIEGYRKNGEYTKAMNRFLFPATVEGTSFLSLENEEDEDMYLYLPALGSVRKISSSQKNGSFVGTDFTYNDLNLIGEGDYNKDYDASILSENDKEYVLKLVPTDTDIDYKYLKIWIKKEEWHLIKSEFYDERGKLEKILTAENFEKIAGYWTPRKSTMENVQKGTKTVIYMEEITYDKPINDRIFTTRYLSR; encoded by the coding sequence ATGAAGAAAATTTTAACTTTGGTGTTAGTCTGGTTATCAATCATTGGAGTAAGTGGATTGGTTTCTGCTCAATTAACAGGAAGTGATATTTTAGATAAAGTGAAGGAAGCAACCCAGCCTAAAACTTCTTATACCAAGATGAAAATGGAGCTGTATAGTTCTGCTGGTCAAAAGAGAGAGAGGATGATAGAAGGATATAGAAAGAATGGTGAATATACAAAAGCTATGAATAGATTCTTATTTCCAGCTACAGTAGAAGGAACCTCCTTTTTATCTTTAGAGAATGAAGAGGATGAAGATATGTATCTTTATTTACCTGCTTTGGGTAGTGTCAGAAAGATATCTTCTAGTCAAAAGAATGGGAGCTTTGTAGGGACCGACTTTACTTATAATGATTTAAATTTAATAGGTGAGGGAGATTATAATAAAGATTATGATGCTAGTATTTTATCGGAGAATGATAAGGAGTATGTATTAAAGCTAGTACCGACTGATACTGATATCGATTATAAATATCTTAAAATATGGATCAAAAAAGAAGAATGGCATCTAATTAAATCTGAGTTTTATGATGAAAGAGGTAAACTAGAGAAGATATTAACTGCTGAAAATTTTGAAAAGATAGCAGGTTATTGGACTCCACGTAAATCAACTATGGAGAATGTACAGAAAGGAACGAAAACAGTTATTTATATGGAAGAGATTACTTATGATAAGCCAATTAATGACCGTATCTTTACTACTAGATATTTGAGTAGATAG